The following coding sequences lie in one Phyllopteryx taeniolatus isolate TA_2022b chromosome 4, UOR_Ptae_1.2, whole genome shotgun sequence genomic window:
- the utp6 gene encoding U3 small nucleolar RNA-associated protein 6 homolog, translated as MAEVVQQRIEDRIPELEQLERVGLFTKKEVKAIIKRVTSLEYKLHRLIVNKDDFIGYIQYEINVLELVKKRRAHIRYQFKKEDIEFPIIHRINSVFRRATNKWKDDVQLWLSHVAFCKKWSTRGQLSKVFSTMLAIHPDKPALWIMAAKSELEERNSSESARHLFLRALRFHPGNKKVYQEYLRMELLHCEKLRKQKAELEQAQIDIGEYEFSAEILSGKLAMVVYNDATDKNKEAEFVISLLNIASIFDFTKDFQEVILQDLQTKFLDHSVTWDFLAKRELEAPGAGEELRTAKGRASEVDRREVQCCQVYEQGLEKINTEPMWTSYVAFCLERVKRKTNVQELKDKRQERLLGVLRRAHDSSLLKEDYYKNWLQIMLSSGDAEGAAGVAIAATRRYSQSVSAWSMALQTLVQLGKDDVGRLFQDALTHIHPKESLPIWRLLVQWSIANQNPEETEAIFKRGLLSAVAAVAVEMKERYVDWSYSTGGYKKARKTFTSLQENRPLSKPFFTKVIQIEKEQESPKMNNLRDYYERVLQEFGSSDEDLWLDYIQEEMGPLGQPENCGKIHWRAMKFLEGESVERFTSKYTLLQTGHL; from the exons TATGAAATCAACGTCCTGGAGTTGGTCAAGAAGAGGAGAGCG CACATACGCTACCAGTTCAAGAAGGAAGACATTGAGTTTCCCATCATACACAGAATCAACAGTGTCTTCAGAAGGGCCACAAACAAGTGGAAG GATGACGTGCAGCTTTGGCTTTCGCACGTCGCCTTCTGTAAGAAATGG TCCACGCGAGGGCAGCTCAGCAAGGTGTTCTCCACCATGCTGGCCATCCATCCCGATAAACCAG CACTGTGGATCATGGCAGCCAAGAGCGAACTGGAAGAGAGGAATTCCTCAGAAAGTGCCCGACATTTGTTCCTCAGGGCGCTACGCTTCCACCCAGGCAACAAAAAGGTCTACCAGGAG TACCTCCGGATGGAGCTGTTGCACTGTGAGAAGCTGAGGAAGCAGAAGGCAGAGCTGGAACAAGCTCAGATTGACATA GGTGAATATGAGTTTTCTGCAGAGATCCTGAGTGGAAAACTGGCGATGGTTGTGTACAATGATgccacagacaaaaacaaag AGGCAGAGTTTGTCATCTCACTCCTGAACATCGCATCCATTTTTGACTTCACCAAAGACTTCCAAGAGGTCATCCTGCAGGA CCTACAAACCAAATTTCTGGACCACAGCGTGACGTGGGACTTCTTGGCCAAGAGGGAGCTGGAGGCTCCGGGAGCGGGAGAGGAGCTCCGGACCGCCAAGGGCCGCGCTTCGGAGGTTGACCGAAGAGAAGTGCAATGCTGTCAGGTTTACGAGCAAGGACTCGAGAAAATCAACACTG AACCCATGTGGACCTCCTACGTTGCCTTTTGTCTGGAGAGGGTGAAAAGGAAGACAAACGTCCAAGAGTTGAAGGACAAG AGACAAGAGAGGCTGCTGGGAGTTCTGCGGCGCGCCCACGACTCATCACTGCTGAAAGAGGATTATTACAAGAACTGG CTGCAGATCATGCTCTCGTCAGGAGACGCAGAGGGCGCGGCAGGCGTCGCGATTGCAGCCACGCGGCGCTACAGCCAATCGGTGTCGGCGTGGAGCATGGCCTTGCAGACGCTGGTTCAGTTGGGGAAGGACGATGTCGGGCGGCTGTTCCAGGATGCGCTCACGCACATCCATCCCAAG GAGAGCTTACCAATTTGGCGGCTGCTGGTCCAGTGGAGCATAGCCAACCAGAACCCAGAGGAGACTGAAGCCATTTTCAAG AGAGGTCTGCTGTCTGCGGTGGCGGCGGTTGCCGTGGAGATGAAAGAGCGCTACGTTGATTGGTCATACTCCACTGGAGGCTACAAGAAAGCGAGAAAGACTTTCACAAG tttacaGGAGAACCGACCTTTATCCAAACCTTTCTTCACCAAAGTGATACAGATTGAGAAAGAACAA GAGAGCCCAAAGATGAACAATCTGAGGGACTACTATGAGAGGGTCCTGCAAGAGTTTGGCTCCTCTGATGAAG ATCTGTGGCTAGATTACATCCAAGAGGAGATGGGGCCGCTCGGCCAGCCAGAGAACTGCGGCAAGATCCACTGGAGAGCCATGAAGTTTCTGGAGGGCGAAAGTGTGGAGAGGTTTACCTCCAAATACACTCTCCTGCAGACTGGACACCTGTGA